One genomic window of Branchiostoma floridae strain S238N-H82 chromosome 4, Bfl_VNyyK, whole genome shotgun sequence includes the following:
- the LOC118413092 gene encoding uncharacterized protein LOC118413092 isoform X3 has product MTSPPDQNQAERNYPDPLHGLIRTPDEPSAPAASRASITHQDQDGLSPAGGAAASSPDSPQCGCTGTHFHPPDLNKLGLAPRGSLPRDKYSRQVAQENGREKLMTRCKEVTAMMGPDLTDPKNRTRKMSSQKSSTLVTKYSGPSTFLPTVTGSSHHSSSLLTPGTSGFPPLSSDESVRHRKHHKKSGKRAQKSSSNSKRRRASPKGLANTGNSLPKLAVSNSAGGVSYPHTDSKVFKVDRLQPLHTTTTGASVHRTIRGDKKSPHKRRKSSKTST; this is encoded by the exons ATGACATCCCCACCAGACCAGAATCAAGCTGAACGGAACTATCCGGATCCGTTACACGGACTGATCCGGACTCCTGACGAGCCCTCTGCGCCGGCGGCGTCCCGAGCGTCCATCACACACCAGGACCAGGATGGGCTCTCCCCTGCGGGCGGAGCGGCAGCCTCCTCCCCGGACAGCCCGCAGTGTGGCTGCACGGGCACGCACTTCCACCCGCCAGATCTCAACAAACTAGGCCTGGCACCGCGCGGATCGCTCCCTAGAGACAA GTATTCCCGGCAGGTGGCGCAGGAGAACGGGAGGGAGAAGCTGATGACCCGCTGTAAGGAGGTAACCGCTATGATGGGACCTGATCTGACCGATCCAAAGAACAGGACCCGGAAAATG TCATCCCAGAAAAGTTCGACTTTGGTCACTAAGTACAGCGGACCATCCACCTTCCTGCCGACCGTAACCGGCTCGTCCCATCACAGCAGCAGCCTTCTCACCCCAGGAACCTCAGGCTTCCCGCCTTTATCTTCTGACGAGTCTGTGAGGCACAGGAAACATCACAAGAAGTCGGGGAAAAGAGCACAAAAGAGCAGCAGCAACTCTAAACGCCGGCGAGCGTCACCGAAAGGTTTGGCCAACACTGGCAACAGTTTGCCGAAGCTGGCAGTTTCGAATTCGGCTGGGGGCGTGTCGTATCCACACACGGATAGCAAAGTCTTCAAGGTAGACCGACTTCAACCGTTGCACACTACAACCACAGGCGCCTCTGTCCATCGGACCATCAGAGGCGACAAGAAGTCACCACACAAGCGGCGGAAAAGCAGCAAAACGTCCACCTGA
- the LOC118413092 gene encoding uncharacterized protein LOC118413092 isoform X1: MLVPTSEQDACAWTITECPFTNNLYDVTFHIATRTMLYVFLEQRTCPSQLFSFKSRFCRINKPQIVLTSSWPSMRRNATTRTQRLPCLDSNFPGQSVNTWYSRQVAQENGREKLMTRCKEVTAMMGPDLTDPKNRTRKMSSQKSSTLVTKYSGPSTFLPTVTGSSHHSSSLLTPGTSGFPPLSSDESVRHRKHHKKSGKRAQKSSSNSKRRRASPKGLANTGNSLPKLAVSNSAGGVSYPHTDSKVFKVDRLQPLHTTTTGASVHRTIRGDKKSPHKRRKSSKTST, encoded by the exons ATGTTAGTACCCACGTCTGAGCAAGACGCATGCGCGTGGACCATAACGGAATGTCCCTTTACAAACAACCTTTATGACGTCACATTTCATATAGCAACACGGACTATGTTATATGTATTTCTAGAACAACGCACTTGTCCTTCGCAACTTTTCTCTTTCAAAAGTCGTTTTTGCCGCATAAATAAGCCCCAGATTGTTCTGACGTCTTCCTGGCCGTCTATGAGAAGAAACGCGACAACTAGGACACAGAGACTCCCGTGTCTTGATTCAAACTTTCCTGGTCAGTCGGTAAATACCTG GTATTCCCGGCAGGTGGCGCAGGAGAACGGGAGGGAGAAGCTGATGACCCGCTGTAAGGAGGTAACCGCTATGATGGGACCTGATCTGACCGATCCAAAGAACAGGACCCGGAAAATG TCATCCCAGAAAAGTTCGACTTTGGTCACTAAGTACAGCGGACCATCCACCTTCCTGCCGACCGTAACCGGCTCGTCCCATCACAGCAGCAGCCTTCTCACCCCAGGAACCTCAGGCTTCCCGCCTTTATCTTCTGACGAGTCTGTGAGGCACAGGAAACATCACAAGAAGTCGGGGAAAAGAGCACAAAAGAGCAGCAGCAACTCTAAACGCCGGCGAGCGTCACCGAAAGGTTTGGCCAACACTGGCAACAGTTTGCCGAAGCTGGCAGTTTCGAATTCGGCTGGGGGCGTGTCGTATCCACACACGGATAGCAAAGTCTTCAAGGTAGACCGACTTCAACCGTTGCACACTACAACCACAGGCGCCTCTGTCCATCGGACCATCAGAGGCGACAAGAAGTCACCACACAAGCGGCGGAAAAGCAGCAAAACGTCCACCTGA
- the LOC118413092 gene encoding uncharacterized protein LOC118413092 isoform X2 yields the protein MLVPTSEQDACAWTITECPFTNNLYDVTFHIATRTMLYVFLEQRTCPSQLFSFKSRFCRINKPQIVLTSSWPSMRRNATTRTQRLPCLDSNFPGQSVNTWYSRQVAQENGREKLMTRCKEVTAMMGPDLTDPKNRTRKMKSSTLVTKYSGPSTFLPTVTGSSHHSSSLLTPGTSGFPPLSSDESVRHRKHHKKSGKRAQKSSSNSKRRRASPKGLANTGNSLPKLAVSNSAGGVSYPHTDSKVFKVDRLQPLHTTTTGASVHRTIRGDKKSPHKRRKSSKTST from the exons ATGTTAGTACCCACGTCTGAGCAAGACGCATGCGCGTGGACCATAACGGAATGTCCCTTTACAAACAACCTTTATGACGTCACATTTCATATAGCAACACGGACTATGTTATATGTATTTCTAGAACAACGCACTTGTCCTTCGCAACTTTTCTCTTTCAAAAGTCGTTTTTGCCGCATAAATAAGCCCCAGATTGTTCTGACGTCTTCCTGGCCGTCTATGAGAAGAAACGCGACAACTAGGACACAGAGACTCCCGTGTCTTGATTCAAACTTTCCTGGTCAGTCGGTAAATACCTG GTATTCCCGGCAGGTGGCGCAGGAGAACGGGAGGGAGAAGCTGATGACCCGCTGTAAGGAGGTAACCGCTATGATGGGACCTGATCTGACCGATCCAAAGAACAGGACCCGGAAAATG AAAAGTTCGACTTTGGTCACTAAGTACAGCGGACCATCCACCTTCCTGCCGACCGTAACCGGCTCGTCCCATCACAGCAGCAGCCTTCTCACCCCAGGAACCTCAGGCTTCCCGCCTTTATCTTCTGACGAGTCTGTGAGGCACAGGAAACATCACAAGAAGTCGGGGAAAAGAGCACAAAAGAGCAGCAGCAACTCTAAACGCCGGCGAGCGTCACCGAAAGGTTTGGCCAACACTGGCAACAGTTTGCCGAAGCTGGCAGTTTCGAATTCGGCTGGGGGCGTGTCGTATCCACACACGGATAGCAAAGTCTTCAAGGTAGACCGACTTCAACCGTTGCACACTACAACCACAGGCGCCTCTGTCCATCGGACCATCAGAGGCGACAAGAAGTCACCACACAAGCGGCGGAAAAGCAGCAAAACGTCCACCTGA
- the LOC118413092 gene encoding uncharacterized protein LOC118413092 isoform X4, with protein MTSPPDQNQAERNYPDPLHGLIRTPDEPSAPAASRASITHQDQDGLSPAGGAAASSPDSPQCGCTGTHFHPPDLNKLGLAPRGSLPRDKYSRQVAQENGREKLMTRCKEVTAMMGPDLTDPKNRTRKMKSSTLVTKYSGPSTFLPTVTGSSHHSSSLLTPGTSGFPPLSSDESVRHRKHHKKSGKRAQKSSSNSKRRRASPKGLANTGNSLPKLAVSNSAGGVSYPHTDSKVFKVDRLQPLHTTTTGASVHRTIRGDKKSPHKRRKSSKTST; from the exons ATGACATCCCCACCAGACCAGAATCAAGCTGAACGGAACTATCCGGATCCGTTACACGGACTGATCCGGACTCCTGACGAGCCCTCTGCGCCGGCGGCGTCCCGAGCGTCCATCACACACCAGGACCAGGATGGGCTCTCCCCTGCGGGCGGAGCGGCAGCCTCCTCCCCGGACAGCCCGCAGTGTGGCTGCACGGGCACGCACTTCCACCCGCCAGATCTCAACAAACTAGGCCTGGCACCGCGCGGATCGCTCCCTAGAGACAA GTATTCCCGGCAGGTGGCGCAGGAGAACGGGAGGGAGAAGCTGATGACCCGCTGTAAGGAGGTAACCGCTATGATGGGACCTGATCTGACCGATCCAAAGAACAGGACCCGGAAAATG AAAAGTTCGACTTTGGTCACTAAGTACAGCGGACCATCCACCTTCCTGCCGACCGTAACCGGCTCGTCCCATCACAGCAGCAGCCTTCTCACCCCAGGAACCTCAGGCTTCCCGCCTTTATCTTCTGACGAGTCTGTGAGGCACAGGAAACATCACAAGAAGTCGGGGAAAAGAGCACAAAAGAGCAGCAGCAACTCTAAACGCCGGCGAGCGTCACCGAAAGGTTTGGCCAACACTGGCAACAGTTTGCCGAAGCTGGCAGTTTCGAATTCGGCTGGGGGCGTGTCGTATCCACACACGGATAGCAAAGTCTTCAAGGTAGACCGACTTCAACCGTTGCACACTACAACCACAGGCGCCTCTGTCCATCGGACCATCAGAGGCGACAAGAAGTCACCACACAAGCGGCGGAAAAGCAGCAAAACGTCCACCTGA